Proteins co-encoded in one Campylobacter ornithocola genomic window:
- a CDS encoding discoidin domain-containing protein encodes MIWKNEDVEDVAKNKFSIQSSIGKYSIQNANINLLKEDFPVGDHAFHTAKEDNPWCIIDLGQNYPIEHIRVYNIKDERYRERAKSLCVEISHNERDWIRVSSELCYWEDNYFVFNAVLSQVYSARYVRLFLNERNYFHLSKVQVFTRKIPGYIISAKPDGFGARLGAIICGLYTANKSNMKFKFTWNPNLNDECLGVKENERNERLNYISITMESADKIFSDNFIKKYLIEYSKIEPNFYSDIQKKTFGRLSEFPMRRKWGWYVNHVLPFLPDRIIDCDKEECLQELKKIYGNIEFSQNFQNIIIDVENKFNKYNKNFIAIHIRGGEIILGKLKVAPEIWMNNRHFPYEVAIDIILKELKEDSNIIIFGQDLNANEELKKFINKKSNREILTINDFINHDYSDIEQVFFEMNFMSKASKIYSTGNSIFPQCAEMISGKKMITSFYDIYDDYQLYSVIENNKDCLKLNNLHRAYSYYRLCHLSKKLAMPINISLKHAEDALKEDMTNGAYMIAIVDLLFLDNNLKLANIRLGQYFNKGYIDNFFEALVGPQTTAVDWKRDFYKNILQTYLCNANPKYPYISYVAARICEYENRNSEASKYYKYIGENSIKEEGFLRMIKKYLVWKIK; translated from the coding sequence ATGATATGGAAAAATGAAGATGTAGAGGATGTTGCAAAAAATAAATTTTCTATTCAGAGTTCCATAGGTAAATACTCTATACAAAATGCAAATATTAATTTGTTAAAAGAAGATTTTCCGGTGGGAGATCACGCTTTTCACACTGCAAAAGAAGATAATCCATGGTGTATTATTGATTTGGGACAAAATTATCCAATTGAACATATTAGAGTTTATAATATAAAAGATGAAAGATATAGAGAAAGAGCAAAGAGTTTATGCGTAGAAATTTCTCATAATGAAAGAGATTGGATAAGAGTTTCTTCAGAGTTATGTTATTGGGAAGATAATTACTTTGTTTTTAACGCTGTATTATCACAAGTGTATTCAGCTAGATATGTTAGATTATTTTTAAATGAGAGAAATTATTTTCATCTTTCTAAGGTGCAAGTGTTTACTAGAAAAATTCCAGGTTATATAATTTCTGCAAAACCAGATGGTTTTGGTGCTAGATTAGGTGCAATTATTTGTGGTTTGTATACAGCAAATAAGAGTAATATGAAATTTAAATTTACTTGGAATCCTAATCTAAATGATGAGTGCTTAGGGGTAAAAGAAAATGAAAGAAATGAGAGGTTAAACTATATTAGTATAACTATGGAATCAGCTGATAAAATTTTTTCTGATAACTTTATTAAAAAGTATTTGATCGAGTATAGCAAAATAGAGCCAAATTTTTATTCGGATATTCAAAAAAAAACATTTGGTAGATTAAGTGAATTTCCTATGAGAAGAAAATGGGGTTGGTACGTTAATCATGTTTTACCTTTCTTACCTGATAGAATTATAGACTGTGATAAAGAAGAATGTTTGCAAGAATTAAAAAAAATTTATGGCAATATTGAGTTCTCGCAAAATTTTCAAAATATAATTATAGATGTTGAAAATAAATTTAATAAATATAATAAAAATTTTATTGCTATTCATATTAGAGGTGGTGAAATTATACTAGGAAAACTTAAAGTTGCTCCAGAAATTTGGATGAATAATAGACATTTTCCATATGAAGTTGCTATTGATATTATTTTAAAAGAATTAAAAGAAGATAGTAATATAATTATTTTTGGTCAAGATCTTAATGCCAATGAAGAGTTAAAGAAATTTATAAATAAAAAAAGCAACAGAGAAATTTTAACCATAAATGACTTTATCAACCATGATTATAGTGATATTGAACAAGTTTTTTTTGAAATGAATTTTATGTCAAAGGCTTCAAAAATTTATTCTACAGGAAATTCTATTTTTCCACAATGTGCTGAAATGATTTCTGGTAAAAAAATGATAACTTCTTTTTATGATATTTATGATGATTATCAACTATACAGTGTTATAGAAAATAATAAAGATTGTTTAAAATTAAATAATTTACATAGAGCGTATTCATATTATAGATTATGTCATCTTTCAAAAAAATTAGCAATGCCTATAAATATTTCTTTGAAACATGCTGAAGATGCTTTAAAGGAAGATATGACAAATGGTGCTTATATGATTGCTATTGTAGATTTATTGTTTTTAGATAATAACCTAAAATTAGCCAATATTAGATTAGGTCAATACTTTAACAAAGGCTATATTGATAATTTTTTTGAGGCTTTAGTTGGTCCGCAGACCACTGCAGTTGATTGGAAAAGAGATTTTTACAAAAATATTTTACAGACATACTTATGTAATGCTAATCCAAAATATCCATATATTAGTTATGTTGCTGCAAGAATATGTGAATATGAAAATCGAAATAGCGAAGCATCGAAATATTATAAATATATAGGAGAAAATAGTATCAAAGAGGAGGGATTTTTAAGAATGATAAAAAAATATTTAGTATGGAAAATAAAATAA
- a CDS encoding discoidin domain-containing protein, whose amino-acid sequence MIWKNEDVEDVAKNKFSIQSSIGKYSIQNANINLLKEDFPVGDHAFHTAKEDNPWCIIDLGQNYPIEHIRVYNIKDERYRERAKSLCVEISHNERDWIRVSSELCYWEDNYFVFNAVLSQVYSARYVRLFLNERNYFHLSKVQVFTRKIPGYIISAKPDGFGMKLYSILAGMFLAKKTGLKFLFSWYTPADFANKTEKCLGISFGSVDEVFSSEFISHYYISNSLVEKNHGFFIHSKKRTFEEISYGPYENKWGWYAPGIEGGLLNEWIENISLNDCIVELKKNYDSILFSEKFEYIRRQSTNDAQEYGKFVALHIRGADIVYSEHYKRFALYGFVGDKFFPYEIAVELALYEIKKGNKIIVFGQDISMNTSFVQYISKITNQKNITTIDDFLEKYKLNDFERSFYEMNFMSKAQLIYTPGISKQKSAFSYCSMIISGTNNAISFHDLYSRKDQFNIILRRSQEFETNNKYKSFSYLRLFLLSRDLKYKEKDSIKYIQKAYEYDPENESYVILIVKMLFLMQQYDKAEEYLKETILKDEDRFFKTLFIHYSRVYKNEFQTYIKNANLRYPYISYIAAKICQHENKNYEAFEYCKYSLSIPNGLKMFEVLKIDIKKS is encoded by the coding sequence ATGATATGGAAAAATGAAGATGTAGAGGATGTTGCAAAAAATAAATTTTCTATTCAGAGTTCCATAGGTAAATACTCTATACAAAATGCAAATATTAATTTGTTAAAAGAAGATTTTCCGGTGGGAGATCACGCTTTTCACACTGCAAAAGAAGATAATCCATGGTGTATTATTGATTTGGGACAAAATTATCCAATTGAACATATTAGAGTTTATAATATAAAAGATGAAAGATATAGAGAAAGAGCAAAGAGTTTATGCGTAGAAATTTCTCATAATGAAAGAGATTGGATAAGAGTTTCTTCAGAGTTATGTTATTGGGAAGATAATTACTTTGTTTTTAACGCTGTATTATCACAAGTGTATTCAGCTAGATATGTTAGATTATTTTTAAATGAGAGAAATTATTTTCATCTTTCTAAGGTGCAAGTGTTTACTAGAAAAATTCCAGGTTATATAATTTCTGCAAAACCAGATGGTTTTGGTATGAAGTTATATAGTATTTTAGCTGGAATGTTTTTAGCAAAGAAGACAGGATTGAAATTTTTATTTAGTTGGTATACCCCAGCAGATTTTGCCAATAAAACAGAAAAATGTTTAGGAATTAGTTTTGGGAGTGTTGATGAGGTATTTAGTTCAGAATTTATATCGCATTACTATATATCAAATTCTTTAGTTGAAAAAAATCATGGTTTTTTTATACATTCAAAAAAAAGAACTTTTGAAGAAATTTCCTATGGTCCTTATGAAAATAAATGGGGATGGTATGCTCCTGGAATAGAAGGAGGGTTATTGAATGAGTGGATTGAAAATATCAGTTTAAATGATTGTATTGTAGAGTTAAAAAAAAATTATGATAGTATTTTATTCAGTGAAAAATTTGAATATATCAGAAGGCAATCTACAAATGATGCACAGGAGTATGGAAAATTTGTTGCTTTGCATATTAGAGGAGCTGACATTGTTTATTCGGAACATTATAAAAGATTTGCTTTATATGGTTTTGTTGGTGATAAATTTTTCCCATATGAGATTGCCGTAGAGCTTGCTTTATATGAGATAAAAAAAGGTAATAAAATTATTGTTTTTGGTCAAGATATATCGATGAATACTAGTTTTGTACAGTATATTTCGAAAATTACTAACCAGAAAAATATTACAACTATTGATGATTTTTTGGAAAAATATAAGTTAAATGATTTTGAGAGATCATTTTACGAAATGAATTTTATGTCAAAGGCTCAGCTGATTTATACTCCAGGTATTTCGAAGCAAAAATCAGCTTTTTCCTACTGTTCTATGATTATTTCTGGTACAAATAATGCCATTTCATTTCATGATTTATATTCAAGAAAAGATCAGTTTAATATTATTCTAAGACGATCTCAAGAATTTGAAACAAATAATAAATATAAGTCTTTTTCTTATTTGAGATTATTTTTACTTTCAAGAGATTTAAAATACAAAGAAAAAGATAGCATTAAATATATACAAAAGGCTTATGAGTATGATCCCGAGAATGAATCATATGTGATTTTAATTGTAAAAATGCTTTTTTTGATGCAGCAATATGATAAAGCTGAAGAATATTTAAAAGAAACTATACTTAAAGACGAAGATAGATTTTTTAAAACATTGTTTATTCATTATTCTAGAGTATATAAGAACGAATTTCAGACTTATATTAAAAATGCAAATTTAAGATATCCTTATATTAGTTATATTGCGGCAAAAATATGTCAGCACGAAAATAAAAATTATGAAGCTTTTGAATATTGTAAATATTCGTTATCAATACCAAATGGTCTTAAAATGTTTGAAGTGCTAAAAATTGATATTAAAAAAAGTTAG
- a CDS encoding dTDP-4-dehydrorhamnose 3,5-epimerase family protein — protein sequence MAIEFDIQESKILKGVYIITPNKFRDLRGEIWTAFTSEAIDKLLLENLQFMHDKFIHSKHNVIRGIHGDHKTYKLATCVYGEIHQVVVDCRKDSPTYLKHEKFIINQDNQQIILVPAGFGNAHYVSSESAVYYYKCAYKGEYVDANEQFTYAWNDKRIGIDWPTNSPILSERDILATSKDGL from the coding sequence ATGGCTATAGAATTTGATATACAAGAATCAAAAATTTTAAAAGGAGTATATATAATAACTCCTAATAAATTTAGAGATTTAAGAGGGGAGATATGGACAGCTTTTACAAGTGAGGCTATAGATAAGCTTTTGCTAGAAAATCTTCAATTTATGCATGATAAATTTATCCACTCTAAGCATAATGTCATAAGAGGTATACACGGAGACCATAAAACATATAAATTAGCAACTTGCGTTTATGGAGAAATACATCAAGTTGTGGTTGATTGCAGGAAAGACTCACCAACATATTTAAAACACGAAAAATTTATAATAAATCAAGACAATCAGCAAATTATTTTAGTTCCAGCGGGCTTTGGAAATGCACATTATGTAAGTAGTGAAAGTGCGGTGTATTATTACAAATGTGCATATAAAGGAGAATATGTTGATGCGAATGAACAATTCACCTATGCCTGGAACGATAAGAGAATAGGGATTGATTGGCCGACTAATTCGCCAATTCTTTCAGAAAGAGATATTTTAGCCACAAGTAAGGATGGTCTATGA
- a CDS encoding NAD-dependent epimerase/dehydratase family protein: MKKNSKIYIVGHRGSAGGAIMEKLQKLGYNNLVYATREELNLLDFNAVKKFFNNKQPEYVFFAAAKMSALGVKTPADILYENLTIQNNIFYNSYLSNVKKLIFFGSSWMYPQHADNPIKEESLLTSELEYNAEPYALAKIAGVRMCEFFNLQYNTNFISVALTNLYGKTADYNLKTARVLPAMLRKFHLAKLLNGKRYDEILLDLNLQNKDDAIKHLNANGIYEEHIELWGAGKTRREFIHSDDLADVCIYIMNNIDFSDLSKNNTKNTHINVGTGSDLSIAELAHLIKQITQYQGKIKFDTSKPDSSMNRLLDCSKIHSLGWKHKIELEEGIKMMYDRYLNDHDKDMKNSQGGI; the protein is encoded by the coding sequence ATGAAAAAAAATTCTAAAATTTATATAGTAGGGCACCGAGGATCTGCTGGAGGTGCCATAATGGAAAAATTGCAAAAACTAGGCTATAATAATTTAGTATATGCAACAAGAGAAGAGTTGAATTTACTTGATTTTAATGCTGTTAAAAAATTTTTTAATAACAAACAACCGGAATATGTTTTTTTTGCAGCAGCAAAAATGAGTGCTTTAGGTGTAAAGACTCCGGCTGATATTTTATACGAAAATTTGACAATTCAAAATAATATTTTTTATAATTCTTATCTTTCAAATGTAAAAAAATTAATTTTTTTTGGTAGTTCTTGGATGTATCCGCAACATGCAGATAATCCAATAAAAGAAGAAAGTTTACTCACTAGTGAATTAGAGTATAATGCAGAACCATACGCTTTAGCAAAAATTGCTGGAGTTAGAATGTGTGAATTTTTTAATTTACAATACAATACTAATTTTATTTCTGTTGCATTGACTAATTTATATGGAAAAACAGCTGATTATAATTTAAAAACAGCTAGGGTGTTACCAGCAATGCTTAGAAAATTTCATTTGGCAAAACTTCTCAATGGAAAGAGATATGATGAGATTTTATTAGATCTTAACTTGCAAAATAAAGATGATGCGATAAAACATCTTAATGCAAATGGAATTTACGAAGAACATATAGAACTTTGGGGGGCAGGTAAGACTAGGAGAGAATTTATACATTCAGATGATTTGGCAGATGTTTGTATATATATAATGAATAATATTGATTTTTCTGATTTATCTAAAAATAATACAAAAAACACACATATTAATGTGGGTACAGGTAGTGATTTATCTATTGCAGAATTGGCTCATTTGATAAAACAAATTACACAATACCAAGGTAAAATAAAATTTGATACAAGTAAGCCAGATAGCTCGATGAATAGATTACTTGATTGTTCTAAAATTCATTCTTTGGGTTGGAAACATAAAATAGAACTTGAAGAGGGAATAAAGATGATGTATGATCGGTATTTAAATGATCATGACAAGGATATGAAAAACTCACAGGGGGGGATATAG
- a CDS encoding GDP-mannose 4,6-dehydratase, translating to MKTALITGFTGQVGSQMADFLLKNTDYDVIGMMRWQEPMDNIYHLSDRINKKDRIGIFYADLNDYSSIQKLFESKRPDVIFHLAAQSYPKTSFDIPIETLQTNIIGTANILENIRLLKVKDGYDPVVHVCSSSEVYGRAKVGIKLNEDTTFHGASPYSISKIGTDYLGRFYGEAYGIKTYVTRMGTHSGPRRSDVFFESTVAKQIALIEAGYQEPVIKVGNLSSVRTFQDCRDAIRAYYLLSLESEKGKIPCGEAFNIAGEEAFKLPEVIDILLGFSIRKDIKVEQDEQRLRPIDADYQMFDNTKIKSYINWKPEIPARKMFEDLLNHWRKEISMGRIPLNR from the coding sequence ATGAAGACAGCGTTAATTACAGGTTTTACAGGTCAAGTTGGCTCGCAAATGGCAGATTTTTTACTAAAAAATACAGATTATGATGTTATAGGTATGATGCGTTGGCAAGAACCTATGGATAACATTTATCATCTAAGCGATAGGATTAATAAAAAAGATAGAATTGGTATTTTTTATGCTGATCTAAATGATTACTCAAGTATCCAAAAACTTTTTGAGAGCAAAAGACCTGATGTGATATTTCATTTGGCGGCACAGTCTTACCCAAAAACTTCTTTTGATATACCTATAGAAACTTTGCAAACTAATATTATAGGTACGGCAAATATTTTAGAAAATATTAGATTATTAAAAGTTAAAGATGGTTATGATCCTGTGGTGCATGTGTGCTCCTCTAGTGAAGTTTATGGTAGGGCAAAAGTAGGTATTAAATTAAACGAAGATACAACTTTTCACGGTGCAAGTCCTTATAGTATAAGTAAAATTGGCACTGATTATTTAGGAAGGTTTTATGGCGAGGCTTATGGTATAAAAACTTATGTGACTAGAATGGGGACTCATAGTGGTCCAAGACGATCTGATGTATTTTTTGAAAGCACAGTTGCAAAGCAAATAGCTTTGATTGAAGCGGGTTATCAAGAACCTGTTATCAAAGTAGGAAACCTCTCAAGTGTAAGGACTTTTCAAGATTGTCGTGATGCTATAAGGGCTTATTATCTACTTTCGTTAGAAAGCGAAAAAGGAAAAATTCCTTGCGGTGAAGCTTTTAATATAGCAGGTGAAGAAGCTTTTAAACTCCCTGAGGTTATAGATATACTTTTAGGTTTTTCTATAAGAAAAGATATTAAAGTAGAACAAGATGAGCAAAGATTGCGTCCTATTGATGCAGATTATCAAATGTTTGATAATACAAAAATTAAAAGCTATATTAATTGGAAACCAGAAATTCCGGCTAGAAAAATGTTTGAGGATTTGCTAAATCATTGGAGAAAAGAAATTTCTATGGGTAGAATCCCACTTAATAGGTAG
- the hddA gene encoding D-glycero-D-manno-heptose 7-phosphate kinase: MIIRSQTPLRLGLAGGGTDINLYCDQYTGYVLNVTISLYVHCTLIERNDQKIIFDSSDTNVKVEYQSQEFLENDGKLDLYKAIYNRLIKDYVKKPLSFSLHTYSDVPSGSGLGGSSTLVVGIIKAFVEWLNLPLGEYDIAKLAYEIEREDMAIVGGAQDQYAATFGGFNFMEFYDQKRVIVNPLRIKNWIASELEARILLYFTNITRDAKDIEEHKKGRLGDENSLNAMHAIKQDALDMKEALFRADFEKIAQILGKSWKSKKIISDIVSNDELERIYHLAMENGAYSGKTSGAGAGGFMFFIVDPVKKYKLKQILNEQQGYVQEFYFTKEGAKSWKI; encoded by the coding sequence ATGATAATTCGTTCTCAAACCCCACTGCGTTTAGGTTTAGCTGGTGGAGGCACTGATATTAATTTATATTGTGATCAATATACAGGTTATGTTTTAAATGTAACCATATCTTTATATGTGCATTGTACTTTGATAGAAAGAAATGATCAAAAAATCATCTTTGATTCATCAGATACTAATGTAAAAGTAGAGTATCAAAGTCAAGAATTTTTAGAAAATGATGGTAAATTAGATCTTTATAAAGCAATTTATAATCGTTTAATAAAAGATTATGTAAAAAAGCCTTTAAGTTTTTCTTTGCATACTTATTCTGATGTTCCTAGTGGAAGTGGTTTGGGTGGAAGTTCTACTTTAGTTGTAGGTATTATAAAAGCTTTTGTAGAATGGCTTAATTTACCACTTGGAGAATATGATATAGCAAAACTTGCCTATGAAATAGAGCGAGAAGATATGGCTATCGTAGGTGGAGCACAAGATCAATATGCTGCAACTTTTGGCGGGTTTAACTTTATGGAATTTTATGATCAAAAAAGAGTTATAGTTAATCCTTTGCGTATAAAAAATTGGATAGCAAGCGAGCTTGAAGCTAGAATTTTGCTTTATTTTACAAATATTACTAGAGATGCAAAAGACATAGAAGAGCATAAAAAAGGAAGATTGGGAGATGAAAATTCTCTTAATGCTATGCATGCTATAAAACAAGATGCATTGGATATGAAAGAAGCATTATTTAGAGCTGATTTTGAAAAAATAGCTCAAATTTTAGGTAAATCTTGGAAATCAAAAAAAATTATTTCTGATATAGTAAGCAATGATGAGCTTGAAAGAATTTATCACTTAGCTATGGAAAATGGCGCTTATAGTGGTAAGACAAGTGGAGCTGGTGCTGGAGGGTTTATGTTTTTTATAGTAGATCCCGTGAAAAAATATAAACTTAAGCAAATTTTAAACGAACAGCAAGGATATGTGCAAGAATTTTACTTCACTAAGGAAGGGGCAAAATCATGGAAAATTTAA
- the gmhA2 gene encoding D-sedoheptulose 7-phosphate isomerase: MENLNLYIKSHFSDSINIKDKILNDDNMINLIKEVSLRVINAYKNGNKTLLAGNGGSAADAQHIAGEFVSRFYFDRPGIASIALSTDTSILTAIGNDYGYENLFARQVQAQGNKGDVFIGISTSGNSKNILKALEVCKEKGILSIGLTGASGGTMSELCDYCIKVPSSCTPRIQEAHILIGHIICAIVEEELFGKGFDCKL; the protein is encoded by the coding sequence ATGGAAAATTTAAATTTATATATAAAATCTCATTTTAGTGACTCAATTAATATTAAAGATAAAATATTAAATGATGATAATATGATTAATTTAATCAAAGAAGTGTCTTTAAGAGTAATCAATGCTTATAAAAATGGCAACAAAACTTTGTTGGCTGGTAATGGTGGAAGTGCAGCTGATGCACAACACATAGCAGGAGAATTTGTAAGTAGATTTTACTTTGATAGACCTGGTATTGCAAGTATTGCTTTAAGCACTGATACAAGTATTTTAACGGCTATTGGCAATGACTATGGTTATGAAAATTTATTTGCAAGACAAGTGCAAGCTCAAGGTAATAAAGGAGATGTATTTATAGGAATTTCTACAAGTGGAAATAGTAAAAATATCTTAAAAGCTTTAGAGGTTTGTAAGGAAAAAGGAATTTTAAGTATAGGTTTAACTGGAGCTAGTGGTGGGACTATGAGTGAGCTTTGTGATTATTGTATCAAAGTACCTTCATCTTGCACACCAAGAATTCAAGAAGCACATATTTTAATAGGTCATATAATCTGTGCTATAGTGGAAGAAGAACTTTTTGGCAAGGGGTTTGATTGCAAGCTATAG
- the hddC gene encoding D-glycero-D-manno-heptose 1-phosphate guanosyltransferase, which yields MQAIVLAGGLGTRLKSVVQDLPKPMAPINGKPFLAFVLEYLKKQGIREVVLSVSYKYELIQEYFKDKFKGIKICYNIEKELLGTGGAIKDALKFIQNQAYVLNGDTIFDIDLKKLALNDSKICIALKQMQNFDRYGTVNIDNQGFITSFEEKVFKKQGLINGGIYLIKKDIFDEFDLEKKFSFEEFLQENHKTLKIQTQIFDDYFIDIGIPQDYYLFQNYIVF from the coding sequence TTGCAAGCTATAGTTTTAGCTGGGGGTCTTGGTACAAGATTAAAAAGTGTGGTACAAGATCTTCCAAAACCTATGGCACCTATTAATGGGAAGCCATTTTTAGCTTTTGTTTTGGAGTATTTGAAAAAACAAGGTATTAGAGAAGTTGTTTTAAGTGTTTCGTATAAATACGAACTTATTCAAGAGTACTTTAAAGATAAATTTAAAGGTATAAAAATATGCTATAATATTGAAAAAGAACTTTTGGGTACAGGTGGAGCTATAAAAGATGCTTTGAAATTTATACAAAATCAAGCTTATGTTTTAAATGGTGATACTATATTCGATATTGATCTAAAAAAGCTTGCTTTAAATGATAGTAAAATTTGTATTGCACTAAAACAAATGCAAAATTTTGATAGATATGGCACTGTAAATATTGATAATCAAGGTTTTATAACATCTTTTGAAGAAAAGGTATTTAAAAAGCAAGGTTTAATTAATGGTGGTATATATTTGATAAAAAAAGATATTTTTGATGAATTTGACTTGGAGAAAAAATTTTCTTTTGAAGAATTTTTGCAAGAAAATCATAAGACACTAAAAATACAAACTCAAATTTTTGATGATTATTTTATTGATATCGGGATACCACAAGATTATTATTTATTTCAAAATTACATTGTTTTTTGA